A window of Lepidochelys kempii isolate rLepKem1 chromosome 1, rLepKem1.hap2, whole genome shotgun sequence contains these coding sequences:
- the MGAT4C gene encoding alpha-1,3-mannosyl-glycoprotein 4-beta-N-acetylglucosaminyltransferase C: MKLTLKYLDKMRCLRKRSAVSFLGVLVICLLFMNLYIEDGYVLEGDKQLIRETATHQLNSERYVHTFKDLSNFSGSINVSYRYLAGTPLPRKKYLTIGLSSVKRKKGNYLLETIKSIFEQSSYEELKEITVVVHLADFDSSWCEGMVQDISQKFAHHIIAGRLMVIHAPEEYYPVLDGLKRNYNDPEDRVKFRSKQNVDYAFLLNFCANLSEYYVMLEDDVRCSKNFLTAVKKVITSREGSYWVTLEFSKLGYIGKLYHSHDLPRLAHFLLMFYQEMPCDWLLIHFRGLLAQKDVIRFKPSLFQHMGYYSSYKGAENKLKDDDFEEDSFDIPDNPPANLHTNINVFENYEASKAYSSIDEYFWGKAPSTGDLYVIVFEKPIKLNKIKVITGTEDRQNDILHHGALEVGEKIVGSKKGRQCTTYLRLGEFKNGNFEMTDVEHKVLFDINCMRILVTKSQKEWLIIRSISIWTSQPPNQ; this comes from the exons ATGAAGCTCACTTTGAAATATTTGGATAAAATGAGATGCTTACGGAAACGATCAGCAGTATCATTCTTAGGAGTCCTTGTCATTTGCCTGCTCTTCATGAACTTGTACATTGAAGATGGTTATGTCTTG GAAGGGGACAAGCAATTAATCAGAGAAACAGCCACACACCAGCTTAATTCAGAGCGCTATGTTCACACTTTTAAAGACTTGTCAAATTTCTCAGGATCTATAAATGTTTCCTATCGCTATCTAGCTGGCACACCTTTGCCAAGGAAAA AGTATCTTACTATTGGACTATCCTCAGTCAAACGGAAAAAGGGGAATTATTTGCTTGAGACGATCAAGTCCATATTTGAGCAGTCAAGTTATGAGGAACTGAAAGAAATTACAGTGGTGGTTCACCTAGCAGATTTTGACTCATCCTGGTGTGAAGGGATGGTCCAGGATATTTCACAGAAATTTGCTCATCACATCATTGCTGGCAGGTTAATGGTTATCCATGCCCCTGAGGAGTACTATCCAGTACTGGATGGCCTTAAGAGAAATTACAATGACCCAGAAGACCGTGTGAAGTTCCGATCCAAACAAAATGTAGATTATGCTTTCCTGCTTAACTTTTGTGCTAATCTTTCTGAGTATTATGTCATGCTAGAAGATGATGTTCGATGCTCTAAAAACTTCTTAACTGCTGTTAAGAAAGTAATTACCTCGCGAGAAGGTTCCTATTGGGTGACTCTGGAGTTTTCCAAACTGGGCTATATTGGAAAGCTATACCACTCCCATGACCTCCCACGCCTGGCTCATTTTTTGCTGATGTTTTACCAGGAAATGCCTTGTGATTGGCTGCTAATCCATTTCCGTGGATTGTTAGCTCAAAAGGACGTCATCCGCTTTAAGCCATCTCTGTTCCAGCACATGGGATATTATTCATCCTACAAAGGAGCTGAGAACAAGCTAAAGGATGACGACTTTGAAGAGGATTCATTTGACATCCCTGACAACCCACCCGCAAATCTTCACACCAAcataaatgtatttgaaaactacGAGGCAAGCAAGGCTTACAGCAGCATTGATGAGTACTTCTGGGGGAAAGCTCCTTCTACTGGAGATCTCTATGTGATTGTATTTGAAAAGCCTATTAAACTCAATAAAATTAAAGTTATCACTGGAACAGAAGACCGTCAAAATGACATCTTGCATCACGGAGCCCTGGAAGTTGGGGAAAAGATTGTAGGGAGCAAAAAAGGGAGGCAATGCACTACTTACTTGAGACTAGGGGAGttcaaaaatggaaattttgaaatgacagATGTGGAACACAAAGTTCTGTTTGATATTAACTGCATGAGAATACTTGTTACCAAAAGTCAAAAGGAATGGCTGATCATTAGGAGCATTAGCATTTGGACTTCTCAGCCACCAAATCAATAA